Proteins from one Cryptomeria japonica chromosome 4, Sugi_1.0, whole genome shotgun sequence genomic window:
- the LOC131065316 gene encoding uncharacterized protein LOC131065316, with protein sequence MAIEQTNSEITKGRADIHNGALDIHPTKPQFEPLTAYERSGGRPEFRKVSVPPHRFTPLKKIWMEIYTPIYEQMKIDIRMNIKARRVELKTRPDTPEISNLQKCADFVHAYMLGFDVPDAIALLRLDDLYVESFEIKDVKTLRGEHLSRAIGRLTGKGGKTKFAIENSTRTRIVIADTRIHILGSFLNIKVARDALCSLILGSPAGKVYSKLRTVTARMAEKF encoded by the exons ATGGCAATTGAACAAACAAATTCCGAGATTACTAAAGGGAGGGCTGATATTCACAATGGAGCTTTGGACATCCATCCCACAAAGCCGCAATTTGAACCATTGACTGCGTATGAAAGATCTGGTGGCCGCCCCGAGTTTCGGAAAGTGTCTGTTCCACCTCACCGTTTTACACCTCTGAAGAAAATTTGGATGGAAATTTACACTCCTATCTATGAGCAGATGAAGATTGACATTCGGATGAATATCAAG GCCCGTAGAGTTGAATTAAAGACACGCCCAGACACCCCAGAAATCAGTAACCTCCAGAAATGTGCCGACTTTGTCCATGCATATATGCTTGGTTTTGATGTACCTGATGCCATTGCACTTTTGAGGTTGGATGACCTTTATGTAGAATCCTTTGAGATCAAAGATGTTAAAACACTCCGTGGAGAGCATCTTTCTCGAGCAATCGGCAGGTTAACTGGGAAAGGTGGAAAGACAAAGTTTGCAATTGAAAATTCAACGAGGACTAGAATTGTTATTGCtgatacaagaattcatattttgggATCTTTCTTGAATATCAAAGTTGCTAGAGATGCTTTGTGCAGCCTTATTTTAGGATCTCCAGCAGGCAAGGTCTATTCAAAATTGAGAACAGTGACTGCAAGAATGGCAGAGAAGTTCTAG